A stretch of Spirosoma oryzicola DNA encodes these proteins:
- a CDS encoding enoyl-CoA hydratase/isomerase family protein, with amino-acid sequence MFENLIYEVVDGICRITLNRPQVYNALSPALISEITAAVTTAGNDNRVRVVVLTGAGDKAFCSGADLKEGFSPISAEKGQLNLGESLRNGYNPMIKAMRDLAKPIVGRVNGVAAGAGCSLALACDIVICADETYFSQLFVNIGLMPDAGSTFFLPRLIGSQRAFELCSTGKRVYGPEAAQLGLVSRSVPADKLDSAVDEIVAYYATAPTQAIGAMKKVLNQSLYSDLDHQLEQEAENQDKLGRSTDFPEGVEAFLLKRKANFLGL; translated from the coding sequence ATGTTTGAAAACCTTATTTACGAGGTTGTTGATGGCATATGTCGCATCACGCTTAATCGGCCACAGGTGTACAACGCACTGAGTCCTGCGTTGATCAGCGAGATAACGGCCGCTGTGACAACCGCCGGTAATGATAACCGTGTTCGTGTTGTCGTGCTGACAGGAGCGGGTGACAAGGCGTTTTGTTCTGGCGCCGATCTGAAAGAAGGATTTAGTCCTATCAGTGCTGAGAAAGGTCAGCTCAATCTCGGGGAGTCGTTGCGCAATGGATACAACCCGATGATCAAAGCCATGCGGGATCTGGCAAAGCCGATTGTGGGGCGGGTCAATGGTGTAGCGGCTGGCGCCGGTTGTTCGCTGGCATTAGCCTGTGATATCGTTATTTGTGCTGATGAGACTTACTTCAGCCAGCTATTCGTCAACATAGGCTTAATGCCGGATGCGGGTTCTACGTTTTTCCTTCCCCGGTTGATCGGCTCCCAGCGTGCTTTTGAGCTATGTAGCACGGGTAAGCGGGTATACGGTCCCGAAGCGGCTCAGCTTGGATTGGTAAGCCGTTCGGTTCCTGCCGATAAGTTAGATAGCGCAGTGGATGAAATAGTCGCTTATTACGCTACTGCACCTACCCAAGCGATTGGTGCAATGAAAAAAGTTTTGAATCAATCGCTTTATTCTGATCTCGACCACCAGCTAGAGCAAGAAGCTGAAAATCAAGATAAATTAGGTCGTTCTACGGATTTTCCGGAAGGGGTAGAAGCTTTCCTTTTGAAACGAAAAGCAAATTTTTTAGGCCTATAG
- a CDS encoding HAD family hydrolase — protein MQPIELVVFDMAGTTVTDHHEVEQCFAQAAAETGLIASAERILAMQGLSKRYVFDTLWKEQLGEMHPDVPAHVDISYATFQQILERHYRVNGATPTEGCLDTFAYLRERGIAIALTTGFYRVVTDIILEKLGWLNGLDQHRRGTSDSLIQLSIASDEVERGRPYPLMIERAIDQLGISSPKAVVNIGDTPSDLLSGQAAGVVLNLGVTNGTHSKEQLETYPHDRLIGSLRDLPALLDSHAVAVNT, from the coding sequence ATGCAACCTATTGAATTAGTGGTGTTTGATATGGCCGGCACAACCGTGACCGACCACCATGAAGTCGAGCAATGCTTTGCGCAGGCAGCCGCTGAAACAGGTCTGATTGCCTCGGCGGAACGGATTCTGGCGATGCAGGGCTTGTCGAAACGGTATGTATTTGACACGCTCTGGAAAGAACAGCTGGGTGAAATGCATCCCGATGTCCCCGCCCATGTTGATATATCCTATGCTACTTTTCAACAAATTCTGGAACGTCACTATCGCGTCAACGGCGCTACGCCCACCGAAGGCTGTCTCGACACATTTGCCTACCTGCGTGAACGGGGCATTGCTATTGCGCTAACAACAGGATTCTACCGGGTTGTCACCGATATTATACTGGAGAAACTTGGCTGGCTCAACGGCCTCGATCAGCACCGGCGAGGAACCTCTGACAGTCTGATTCAACTGTCGATAGCCAGTGACGAAGTAGAGCGCGGACGCCCTTATCCACTCATGATTGAGCGGGCTATTGATCAACTAGGAATCAGCTCGCCCAAAGCCGTTGTCAATATCGGCGACACTCCTTCTGACCTTCTATCGGGTCAGGCGGCAGGTGTCGTGCTTAACCTGGGGGTTACCAACGGGACGCATTCGAAAGAACAGCTCGAAACGTATCCACACGATCGGCTAATCGGATCGCTCCGGGACTTACCCGCCCTGCTGGATTCGCACGCGGTCGCGGTCAATACCTAA
- a CDS encoding TIGR03364 family FAD-dependent oxidoreductase, with translation MASYDLIVIGAGALGTFHAYHAAKAGQRVLLLEKDQYPVGATVRNFGQVVPSGLAGRWFDYGRRSLEIYRELQQQTDLTVRANGTVYLASDNDEWTLANELHDRYQRLGYISELLSKAQCLEKYPSLRTDYVIGGLFFPDELSVEPEQMIHRLIAFIQKKYGVDYRPGSAVIDCQSNYSGAIVSLANRQRFQAGRVIICSGHEVRLLFPEVLADAELVVSKLQMLLVESVAGINLPGNILTGLTIRRYEAFEECPSFVRVSTPEHLAELKRWGIHILFKQATDGSFIVGDSHEYADATKAEDLGYHTQDYINRLMLTEAERIVKFPLNVRKAWAGFYSQTKSEIFEYDVDENIRIVTGIGGKGMSSGAGYAEDSIRQWLGTTA, from the coding sequence ATGGCTTCTTACGATCTGATTGTCATCGGCGCGGGTGCGCTGGGAACGTTTCATGCTTACCACGCGGCTAAAGCTGGTCAACGGGTGCTGCTACTGGAAAAAGATCAGTATCCGGTTGGGGCTACGGTGCGTAATTTCGGGCAAGTGGTACCGTCAGGTCTGGCGGGTCGTTGGTTCGATTACGGTCGCCGGAGCCTAGAAATTTACCGCGAGCTTCAACAGCAGACCGATTTGACGGTACGCGCCAACGGAACCGTTTACCTGGCCTCCGACAACGACGAGTGGACGCTGGCGAATGAACTGCACGACCGCTACCAACGCCTGGGTTATATCAGCGAACTACTGTCTAAAGCGCAGTGCCTGGAGAAGTACCCTTCCCTACGGACTGATTATGTCATTGGCGGGCTGTTTTTCCCCGACGAGCTAAGCGTTGAACCGGAACAGATGATCCACCGGCTGATCGCTTTTATTCAGAAGAAGTACGGCGTCGACTACCGACCGGGTTCGGCTGTGATCGATTGTCAGTCCAATTACAGCGGAGCGATTGTGTCCCTGGCTAATCGGCAGCGGTTTCAGGCCGGACGGGTTATTATTTGCAGCGGGCACGAAGTCCGGTTGTTGTTTCCTGAGGTGTTGGCCGATGCGGAGTTGGTTGTAAGCAAGCTACAAATGCTTCTGGTAGAATCGGTTGCAGGCATCAACCTGCCCGGAAATATACTAACGGGGCTAACTATACGTCGTTACGAAGCCTTTGAGGAATGCCCTTCTTTCGTCCGCGTTTCTACGCCCGAGCACTTGGCCGAACTGAAGCGTTGGGGCATTCACATTCTATTCAAACAAGCCACGGACGGTTCGTTTATCGTTGGTGATTCGCACGAGTATGCCGATGCGACAAAAGCCGAAGATCTGGGTTACCATACGCAGGATTATATCAATCGGCTTATGCTAACCGAAGCAGAACGGATTGTCAAGTTTCCGCTAAACGTCCGAAAAGCGTGGGCCGGATTCTACAGCCAGACTAAATCGGAAATTTTCGAGTACGACGTAGACGAGAATATTCGTATTGTAACGGGTATCGGCGGTAAAGGCATGAGTTCAGGGGCGGGCTATGCCGAAGATAGCATCCGGCAATGGCTAGGCACAACGGCCTAA
- a CDS encoding PadR family transcriptional regulator has product MKGDQLGEFEELVLLTIALLYDDAYSVAVVEELGQRLERPLSLGAVHRTMQRLEEKGFVHSRFGDATAERGGRRKRLFIVTKAGEQALQEARRVRNDLWAGIPKAAFGGGIA; this is encoded by the coding sequence ATGAAAGGAGATCAATTAGGTGAGTTCGAGGAACTCGTCCTTTTAACCATTGCGCTGCTCTATGACGACGCCTATAGCGTGGCCGTCGTTGAAGAACTTGGCCAGCGGCTTGAGAGACCTTTAAGTCTGGGCGCTGTTCACCGAACCATGCAACGGCTTGAGGAAAAGGGGTTCGTGCACTCTCGGTTCGGTGACGCTACGGCTGAACGAGGAGGCCGGCGTAAACGGCTTTTTATCGTGACTAAAGCAGGGGAACAAGCTTTGCAGGAAGCGCGTCGTGTCCGAAATGACTTGTGGGCAGGTATTCCTAAGGCCGCTTTTGGAGGAGGCATCGCATGA
- the treZ gene encoding malto-oligosyltrehalose trehalohydrolase — translation MRQLNIHRRSLGVTFLEDKQAQVVVWSPTASQVAIKVNDQSAALPLSRGELGHWRLTTRKIKPGDRYTFILDGEQEYPDPASLSQPEGVHEPSQAIDTDQFNWDDQEWVNPPLEDYLIYEIHTGTFTDEGTFEAFETKLDHLKALGVTAIEIMPVAQFADDHNWGYDGVYAYAVQTSYGGAAGLQRLINTCHKKGIAVILDVVYNHFGPEGNYLDKFGPYLTDTYCTPWGKAVNFDNTWCDGVRQYIIGNALMWLRDFHIDALRLDAVHAIKDSGPVHILQELRQEVDRLMEATGRRHYLMIECDLNDPRYINPIAENGYGMDAQWIDEFHHSLRVAVGEDKIGYYADFEGLDHLVKSYQDAYVYDGQFSEVRHRLFGTRAEHNPGKQFIVFSQNHDQVGNRKLGERSSQLYSFNTTKLMAGAVLVSPYIPLLFMGEEWGETNPFLYFANHLEPDLVEAVREGRKQEFAAFHSEGEVPDPQEEETFLRSKLQWELIEQQPHRTMLRFYQTLIALRQQLPALRQLDRKQMTVNACDSQQVLVLHRWYDDQHVLCLMNFDKEPQVLQLTAQPKNGRWQKLLDSADPQWQSSEEAQPSSAPEEWSGDVAVTVPAESLIIYAQGHEKNALKLPDLMA, via the coding sequence ATGCGGCAGCTAAACATACATAGACGATCACTCGGTGTAACATTTTTAGAGGACAAGCAAGCGCAGGTAGTTGTATGGAGTCCTACCGCCAGTCAGGTAGCGATCAAGGTGAACGATCAATCGGCAGCACTGCCGCTAAGCCGGGGAGAACTTGGGCATTGGCGGCTAACAACCCGAAAAATCAAACCCGGCGACCGGTACACGTTTATCCTGGATGGCGAACAAGAGTACCCTGACCCGGCGTCGCTTAGTCAGCCAGAAGGCGTACACGAACCATCACAGGCGATTGATACCGATCAGTTCAATTGGGACGATCAGGAGTGGGTCAATCCACCCTTAGAAGACTATCTGATTTACGAAATCCATACGGGGACGTTTACGGACGAAGGTACGTTCGAGGCATTCGAAACCAAACTGGATCATCTGAAAGCATTAGGCGTTACCGCCATTGAAATCATGCCGGTAGCTCAGTTCGCCGATGATCACAACTGGGGCTATGATGGCGTATATGCCTATGCCGTACAAACGTCCTACGGAGGAGCCGCTGGGCTGCAACGCCTGATCAACACCTGTCATAAGAAAGGGATTGCGGTCATTCTGGACGTGGTCTATAATCATTTTGGTCCCGAGGGCAATTACCTGGATAAGTTTGGCCCTTATCTAACCGATACGTATTGCACGCCCTGGGGGAAAGCGGTTAACTTTGACAATACCTGGTGCGATGGCGTGCGACAATACATCATCGGAAATGCCCTTATGTGGCTGCGCGACTTCCATATCGATGCGCTACGCCTGGATGCCGTTCACGCGATCAAAGATAGCGGACCCGTCCATATCCTTCAGGAGCTTAGACAGGAGGTTGACCGATTAATGGAAGCAACGGGACGTCGGCATTACCTTATGATCGAATGTGATCTGAACGACCCCCGCTACATCAATCCGATAGCAGAGAACGGATATGGTATGGATGCTCAGTGGATCGATGAATTTCACCATTCGCTGCGTGTTGCGGTAGGGGAGGACAAGATTGGCTATTACGCGGATTTTGAAGGGCTTGATCATCTGGTCAAATCCTACCAGGATGCCTACGTTTATGACGGACAGTTTTCCGAAGTCCGGCATCGGCTTTTTGGCACAAGAGCCGAACACAATCCGGGCAAACAGTTCATTGTGTTTTCGCAGAACCACGATCAGGTTGGTAACCGCAAGCTGGGTGAGCGATCCAGTCAATTGTACAGCTTTAACACTACGAAGCTGATGGCTGGAGCCGTACTGGTCAGCCCGTACATTCCGTTGTTGTTCATGGGCGAAGAATGGGGCGAAACAAACCCGTTTCTGTACTTTGCGAATCACCTGGAACCTGATCTTGTAGAGGCCGTGCGGGAGGGACGTAAGCAGGAGTTTGCAGCGTTTCACTCGGAGGGTGAGGTTCCCGATCCGCAGGAGGAAGAAACGTTTCTAAGGTCGAAGCTGCAATGGGAGTTGATTGAGCAGCAACCGCACCGGACGATGCTGCGGTTTTATCAAACCCTCATTGCCTTGCGTCAGCAACTACCTGCTCTGCGCCAGCTGGACCGTAAGCAGATGACTGTTAACGCCTGCGATAGTCAGCAGGTACTCGTTTTGCATCGTTGGTACGATGATCAGCATGTACTGTGTTTAATGAATTTCGACAAAGAACCACAGGTGTTGCAACTGACTGCGCAGCCTAAAAACGGACGGTGGCAAAAACTGCTCGATTCGGCTGATCCACAATGGCAGTCGTCAGAGGAAGCACAACCTAGCTCAGCGCCCGAAGAATGGTCTGGTGATGTAGCCGTTACGGTACCCGCCGAGTCACTCATTATTTACGCGCAGGGACACGAGAAAAATGCGCTCAAACTGCCCGATCTGATGGCATAA
- a CDS encoding nicotinate phosphoribosyltransferase yields MTNKLYDTSLSLLTDLYQITMAYGYWKSGTAEKEAVFNLYFRKHPFGGGFTIACGLTNVIGYINNFSLSKKDLRYLRTLTGNDGQPLFEEAFLDYLANLKLTCDVEAIPEGTVVFPNEPLVRVRGPILQCQLLETPLLNLINFESLVATKAARLRLVAENDTLLEFGLRRAQGIDGGMTASRAAYIGGCDATSNVLAGKLYDIPVRGTHAHSWVMSFADELEAFQTYADVLPNNVTLLVDTYDTLQGVRNAIEAGRTLVQKGYKLAGIRLDSGDLAYLSIEARKLLDEVGFTDTAIVASNDLDETIINSLKQQGAKINIWGVGTKLVTAYDQPALGGVYKLAALRQESISPDAESGWDYKMKLSEQAIKISTPGIQQVRRFRNERGFVADMIVDENSLNDTDSTASMTMIDPLDFTKRRTFDAKQEFDDLLVPVFRSGTCVYTSPDIHSIRTRVQEQLANLHPGVKRFVNPHTYPVGLEKQLHELKTELILKLRERNEQ; encoded by the coding sequence ATGACCAATAAACTGTACGACACCTCCCTAAGCTTACTTACCGACCTGTATCAGATAACCATGGCGTATGGTTACTGGAAATCGGGAACCGCCGAAAAAGAAGCCGTTTTCAACCTGTATTTCCGGAAACATCCATTTGGCGGGGGATTTACAATTGCCTGCGGCCTAACGAACGTGATCGGGTATATCAACAACTTTAGTCTATCCAAAAAAGATTTGCGCTATCTGCGCACGCTTACGGGCAATGATGGGCAACCGCTTTTTGAAGAGGCTTTTCTGGATTACCTAGCCAATCTTAAACTCACCTGCGATGTCGAAGCGATCCCCGAAGGAACAGTCGTTTTTCCGAATGAACCACTGGTTCGGGTACGCGGGCCTATTTTGCAGTGCCAGTTGCTCGAAACACCCCTGCTCAATCTGATTAATTTTGAATCGCTGGTCGCGACAAAAGCCGCTCGACTGCGCTTGGTTGCCGAAAATGATACGCTGCTGGAATTCGGCTTGCGTCGGGCGCAGGGTATCGACGGCGGCATGACGGCTTCACGGGCCGCTTACATCGGGGGGTGCGACGCTACCTCAAACGTTCTGGCGGGCAAATTATATGATATCCCGGTACGAGGCACCCACGCCCATAGCTGGGTCATGTCATTTGCCGACGAACTGGAAGCGTTTCAAACCTACGCCGACGTTTTACCCAACAACGTAACCTTGCTGGTGGATACCTACGACACGCTACAGGGGGTTCGCAATGCCATCGAAGCGGGCCGTACGCTCGTGCAGAAGGGTTACAAGCTGGCCGGTATCCGGCTCGATTCGGGTGATCTGGCGTATTTGAGCATCGAAGCGCGTAAACTTCTGGATGAAGTGGGTTTTACGGATACGGCCATCGTAGCCAGCAATGATCTGGACGAAACCATCATTAACAGCTTAAAACAGCAGGGGGCGAAAATCAACATCTGGGGTGTGGGTACGAAATTAGTAACGGCCTATGACCAACCGGCGCTTGGTGGTGTATACAAGCTGGCGGCTCTCCGCCAGGAGTCGATCTCGCCGGACGCAGAAAGCGGGTGGGACTACAAAATGAAGCTGTCGGAGCAGGCCATCAAGATATCGACGCCCGGCATTCAGCAGGTCCGCCGATTCCGGAACGAGCGTGGCTTCGTCGCCGATATGATTGTTGATGAAAACAGCCTAAACGACACGGATTCAACTGCATCGATGACGATGATCGATCCGCTGGACTTCACTAAACGGCGTACCTTTGACGCTAAACAGGAATTTGACGACTTACTGGTACCCGTCTTCCGAAGCGGAACCTGTGTCTATACCAGTCCAGACATTCATTCGATCCGGACGCGGGTTCAGGAACAACTGGCAAATCTGCATCCGGGAGTCAAGCGGTTTGTGAACCCTCACACCTACCCCGTTGGGTTGGAAAAACAGCTGCACGAGCTAAAAACTGAACTGATCCTGAAACTCCGGGAGCGCAACGAACAATAG
- the rpoN gene encoding RNA polymerase factor sigma-54: MQKLSLSQSLQQKLSPQQIQFIKLLQIPTAELDTRIEEELEVNPALEEGMDDDYDQREDDSFADDYEDDYKDRNDDLDIDSYIRDEDYAGYKMQGDGNYGEEDRDMPLATSSSLLDSLMQQFGYLHLTETQRIIGLQLIGSIEADGYIRRSMQAIVNDLAFSQNVFTDTDELEDVLQKIQTFDPPGIAARSLQECLVLQLRRKDTSDPYIILAIRIIEDFFEEFSKKHFDKIQRRLNISDESLKKVIDIIIKLNPKPGSVEGEAGTIQYLIPDFILTNNNGKLDLTLNSKNAPELRISRSFADMLDTYDKSSKQNKSLKETVSFVKQKLDAAKWFIDAIKQRQQTLLKTMNAIVRFQYDFFMTGDESKLRPMILKDIATLIDMDVSTVSRVANSKSVQTEFGIYPLKYFFSEGIATDSGEDVSSREVKNILKDLIDNEPKLNPLSDDKLEKILNDRGYNIARRTVAKYREQLNIPVARLRKEL, from the coding sequence ATGCAGAAGTTAAGCCTTTCCCAGTCGCTTCAGCAAAAACTGTCTCCTCAACAAATTCAGTTTATCAAGCTGTTGCAAATTCCTACTGCCGAACTCGACACGCGTATTGAGGAAGAATTGGAAGTCAACCCGGCATTAGAAGAGGGAATGGACGATGACTACGATCAGCGGGAGGACGATTCCTTCGCCGACGACTACGAAGACGATTACAAAGACCGTAACGACGACCTCGACATCGATAGCTACATCCGCGACGAAGATTATGCGGGCTACAAAATGCAGGGCGATGGCAACTACGGTGAAGAAGATCGCGATATGCCGCTGGCTACCAGTTCGAGCCTGCTGGATTCGCTGATGCAGCAATTCGGTTATCTACACCTTACAGAAACGCAGCGAATTATTGGCCTTCAGCTTATCGGTAGCATCGAAGCGGATGGGTACATCCGGCGGTCAATGCAGGCCATCGTCAATGATCTTGCTTTTTCGCAAAACGTATTTACCGATACCGATGAGCTGGAGGATGTTCTTCAAAAAATCCAGACGTTTGATCCACCCGGCATTGCGGCTCGTTCGTTGCAGGAATGCCTCGTGTTACAGCTTCGGCGCAAAGATACCTCCGATCCGTACATCATTCTGGCTATCCGCATTATTGAAGATTTCTTCGAAGAGTTTTCGAAAAAGCATTTCGATAAAATCCAGCGTCGGCTCAACATCAGCGACGAGTCGCTGAAAAAAGTAATCGACATTATCATCAAGCTGAATCCCAAACCAGGTTCTGTCGAGGGTGAAGCAGGGACGATTCAATACCTGATTCCTGACTTCATTCTAACCAATAACAATGGCAAACTTGATTTGACGCTGAACTCCAAAAACGCGCCCGAGCTACGCATCAGTCGTTCGTTTGCCGACATGCTCGATACCTACGACAAAAGCAGTAAGCAGAATAAATCGCTTAAAGAAACCGTCTCGTTCGTCAAACAGAAGCTTGACGCCGCCAAATGGTTTATCGACGCCATCAAGCAGCGCCAGCAGACGCTACTCAAAACGATGAATGCCATTGTACGTTTTCAGTACGATTTCTTTATGACCGGCGACGAATCGAAATTGCGGCCTATGATCCTGAAAGACATCGCCACCCTGATCGATATGGACGTTTCGACGGTGTCGCGGGTAGCCAACAGTAAGTCAGTGCAAACCGAATTCGGAATTTATCCGCTTAAATATTTCTTCTCCGAAGGTATCGCGACCGATTCAGGGGAAGATGTCAGCAGCCGCGAAGTGAAAAATATTCTCAAGGATCTGATTGATAATGAACCAAAGCTGAATCCGCTTTCAGACGACAAGCTCGAAAAAATTCTGAATGACCGGGGTTACAACATTGCCCGTCGTACAGTTGCCAAGTACCGAGAGCAACTGAATATTCCGGTGGCCCGACTAAGAAAAGAACTTTAA
- a CDS encoding phosphatase PAP2 family protein, whose amino-acid sequence MPTLLFGILLYLTPSVLGVDAFSGTLRISLLVLIFIGTFAVPALLIYYLFRSGYVRTLQLDTLSDRRLPYFLTAFVYTGVTFLFAFRMQLLSSIAPGIAILLGSITVSILLVGLISLYWQISAHSVGISGVVGAIAGIIVKSSQTDLVLVLLILIMLAGMIASARLQLNAHTPDQVGAGFALGLSISVLTVLFVM is encoded by the coding sequence ATGCCGACGCTGTTGTTCGGCATTTTACTGTATCTAACTCCTTCGGTTCTTGGGGTCGATGCTTTTTCGGGTACACTTCGAATCAGTCTACTGGTCCTTATCTTCATCGGCACGTTTGCTGTTCCAGCGCTGCTCATTTACTACCTGTTTCGCAGCGGTTACGTCCGAACGTTACAACTGGACACCTTATCGGATCGTCGATTGCCTTACTTTCTAACGGCTTTTGTCTATACAGGCGTGACATTCCTGTTCGCGTTTCGAATGCAGCTGCTGTCGAGCATTGCCCCTGGAATAGCCATCCTGCTGGGTAGTATTACCGTTTCGATTCTGCTGGTTGGGCTTATCAGTCTATACTGGCAGATTAGTGCACACAGTGTCGGCATCAGCGGAGTCGTGGGAGCAATAGCTGGTATCATTGTAAAGTCGAGTCAGACGGATCTCGTGCTGGTTCTGCTCATTCTGATCATGTTAGCTGGGATGATCGCTAGCGCCAGACTTCAACTCAACGCGCACACGCCCGACCAGGTAGGAGCCGGATTTGCACTCGGTCTGAGCATAAGTGTGCTTACGGTATTGTTTGTCATGTAG